A genomic stretch from Desulfolutivibrio sulfodismutans DSM 3696 includes:
- a CDS encoding phage head morphogenesis protein — translation MAIEFKAVAPAESVAYLEARGHVLTPTFDWREMWQGEHTRAFTVAKSAGFDVLKDIEQAVLRAKSEGRTLKQFAAELTPILQAKGWWGKKDMTHPDTGQVVRAQLGSPRRLQIIYDTNMRTAHAAGTWARYERTKHIAPYLRYVAILDGKTRPEHRAWHGIVLRGDHPWWKMHFPPNGWHCRCVVIQLSEAQLRELGYEISPDLVIEMEKYVNPRTGQEIYVPKGIDPGFAYNPGQAALENHAARAMLDKLPQASADLAAAQAASARFVVPALKHDLSEWVQGKLTAMETGAPISAGERRVVGALDQKVIDFMREKKAPPECGAITLSDKGIAHLYREGKQASGVGLSRETIARVVDALWEPEAVYWDKANPALLYLIDAGDGAGKLVVRVNHAVRMRVAAPGEELTKQTVVTNDLWSGRVIDPKDMENTGMFERIF, via the coding sequence TTGGCGATTGAATTCAAGGCCGTCGCGCCCGCCGAATCCGTGGCCTACCTGGAGGCCCGGGGCCACGTGCTCACCCCGACGTTCGACTGGCGCGAGATGTGGCAGGGCGAACACACCCGGGCGTTTACCGTGGCGAAAAGCGCCGGGTTCGATGTGCTCAAGGACATCGAACAGGCCGTGCTGCGGGCCAAGTCCGAAGGCCGCACCCTCAAACAGTTCGCCGCCGAGCTGACGCCGATCCTCCAGGCCAAGGGCTGGTGGGGCAAAAAAGACATGACGCACCCGGACACCGGGCAGGTGGTGCGGGCGCAGCTCGGTTCTCCCCGGCGTTTGCAGATCATCTACGACACCAACATGCGCACGGCCCACGCGGCCGGAACCTGGGCGCGCTACGAGCGCACCAAACATATAGCTCCCTATCTGCGGTACGTGGCCATCCTGGACGGCAAGACGCGGCCCGAGCACCGCGCATGGCACGGCATCGTATTACGAGGGGACCATCCCTGGTGGAAAATGCACTTCCCCCCAAACGGCTGGCATTGCCGGTGTGTCGTCATCCAGCTTTCCGAAGCGCAGCTCAGAGAGCTTGGATACGAAATCAGCCCCGATCTGGTCATCGAGATGGAAAAGTACGTCAACCCCCGCACGGGTCAGGAAATCTATGTGCCCAAGGGCATCGACCCCGGCTTTGCCTACAACCCCGGGCAGGCCGCCCTGGAAAACCACGCGGCCCGGGCCATGCTGGACAAGCTGCCGCAGGCCTCGGCCGATCTGGCGGCGGCCCAGGCGGCCTCGGCCCGGTTCGTGGTGCCTGCGCTCAAGCATGACCTGTCCGAATGGGTGCAGGGTAAGCTGACGGCCATGGAGACCGGCGCGCCGATCTCGGCCGGAGAACGGCGGGTGGTGGGGGCGCTGGATCAGAAGGTCATCGACTTCATGCGCGAAAAAAAGGCGCCGCCGGAGTGCGGGGCCATCACCTTGTCGGATAAGGGCATCGCCCACCTGTACCGCGAGGGCAAGCAGGCCAGCGGCGTGGGGCTGTCCCGGGAGACCATCGCCCGGGTGGTGGACGCCCTGTGGGAGCCGGAGGCGGTCTATTGGGACAAGGCCAACCCGGCCCTGCTGTACCTGATCGATGCCGGTGACGGCGCGGGCAAGCTGGTGGTGCGGGTCAACCACGCCGTGCGGATGCGGGTGGCGGCCCCGGGCGAGGAACTGACGAAACAGACGGTCGTCACGAACGATCTGTGGTCGGGGCGGGTGATTGATCCCAAGGACATGGAAAACACGGGGATGTTTGAGCGAATCTTTTAA
- a CDS encoding DUF935 domain-containing protein has protein sequence MPTLFDHLGRPVDLGRLREEEAGPTLTGVRQVMSGHPAQGLTPVRLARLLRDAEDGDPTAYLELAEEMEEKDCHYRSVLGTRKLQVSGLEITVEAATDAAEDQRAADLVRDVLTRDELRDELFDVLDAVGKGFSLTEIIWDVEGRQWTPQRLEWRDPRWFAFAREDGRTPLLRSEGGQLVPLSPYKYVAHIHKSKSGLPIRGGLARPVAWGYLFKNFDIKSWVQFAEIFGVPLRVGRYGPGATESEKATLLRAVRNISTDAAAIIPESMGIEFIEAKLSGNVTLFRELSEFLDRQTSKAVLGQTGTTDVGQHVGTADAHERVRGDIEAADARQLSIALTRDVARPVVDLNLGPRRLYPRIKVFRPDEEDMDKLADRLVKLVPLGLQVEASIIRDKLGLPDPPPDAVCLRAPGETAETAATGAMGAPVATGSPRAAHTRELAGAWPGRPSRSPGTRWTWPWPRSWPNGNRWWTR, from the coding sequence ATGCCGACGCTATTTGACCATCTGGGGCGGCCGGTGGACCTGGGCCGCCTGCGCGAGGAGGAGGCCGGGCCGACGCTGACCGGCGTGCGCCAGGTCATGTCCGGCCATCCGGCTCAGGGCCTGACGCCGGTTCGGCTGGCGCGGCTTTTGCGCGACGCCGAAGACGGCGACCCCACGGCCTATCTGGAGCTGGCCGAAGAGATGGAGGAAAAGGACTGCCACTACCGGAGCGTATTGGGCACGCGCAAATTGCAGGTGTCGGGCCTGGAGATCACGGTGGAGGCGGCCACGGACGCGGCCGAAGACCAGCGGGCCGCCGACCTGGTGCGCGACGTGCTGACCCGGGACGAATTGCGGGACGAGCTTTTCGACGTGCTGGACGCCGTGGGCAAGGGGTTTTCGCTCACGGAAATCATCTGGGACGTGGAAGGCAGGCAGTGGACGCCGCAGCGCCTGGAATGGCGCGATCCGCGCTGGTTCGCCTTTGCCCGCGAGGACGGCCGCACGCCGCTTTTGCGCAGCGAGGGCGGGCAGCTCGTGCCGCTTTCCCCCTACAAGTACGTGGCCCATATCCATAAGAGCAAATCGGGCCTGCCCATTCGCGGCGGCCTGGCCCGGCCCGTGGCCTGGGGCTACCTGTTCAAAAACTTCGACATCAAGTCGTGGGTGCAGTTCGCGGAGATCTTCGGGGTTCCGCTACGCGTCGGCCGCTACGGCCCGGGCGCGACGGAGAGCGAAAAGGCCACGCTTTTGCGCGCCGTCAGGAACATTTCCACGGACGCGGCGGCTATCATCCCGGAGTCCATGGGCATCGAGTTCATCGAGGCCAAGCTCTCGGGCAACGTAACCCTTTTTCGGGAACTCTCCGAATTCTTGGACCGTCAGACCAGCAAGGCCGTTCTGGGCCAGACCGGCACCACGGACGTGGGCCAGCACGTGGGCACGGCGGACGCCCATGAGCGGGTGCGCGGCGACATCGAGGCCGCCGACGCCCGGCAATTGTCCATCGCGCTTACCCGAGACGTCGCCCGGCCGGTGGTCGACCTCAACCTGGGGCCGCGCCGCCTCTATCCGCGCATTAAGGTATTCCGGCCGGACGAAGAGGACATGGACAAGCTGGCCGACCGGCTGGTGAAGCTGGTGCCGCTTGGGCTCCAGGTCGAGGCGTCGATCATCCGGGACAAGCTGGGGTTGCCCGATCCGCCTCCGGACGCGGTGTGCCTGCGCGCCCCCGGGGAAACGGCCGAAACGGCCGCGACTGGCGCGATGGGCGCGCCAGTGGCCACCGGATCGCCCAGGGCGGCGCACACCCGGGAGTTGGCCGGGGCTTGGCCGGGGCGGCCGAGCCGCAGCCCCGGGACGCGGTGGACGTGGCCGTGGCCGAGGAGTTGGCCGAATGGCAACCGCTGGTGGACCCGCTGA
- a CDS encoding gp436 family protein codes for MYATRQGMVDRYGQDRLIQLTDIHDPPTGGVVDAVLDLALADAANVIHGYARAGGYQVPFAAAPDMVVRWQGDIALYLLYRDAAPEKVAEDYKAAVAQLKDLARGVVVLQAAGVAAPVADGGGTVLLDGAGRTFTGDSMRGF; via the coding sequence ATGTACGCCACGCGGCAGGGGATGGTCGACCGCTACGGCCAGGACCGGCTCATTCAGCTCACGGACATCCATGACCCTCCCACGGGGGGGGTCGTGGACGCCGTGCTGGACCTGGCCCTGGCCGACGCGGCCAACGTCATCCACGGCTACGCCCGGGCCGGGGGCTATCAGGTGCCGTTTGCGGCCGCCCCGGACATGGTGGTCCGCTGGCAGGGCGACATCGCCCTGTATCTGCTCTACCGCGACGCCGCGCCCGAGAAGGTGGCCGAGGACTACAAGGCCGCCGTCGCCCAGCTCAAGGACTTGGCCCGGGGCGTGGTGGTGCTCCAGGCGGCGGGCGTGGCCGCCCCCGTGGCCGACGGCGGCGGCACCGTGCTCCTGGACGGGGCCGGACGCACGTTTACCGGCGACTCCATGAGGGGGTTTTAG
- a CDS encoding phage virion morphogenesis protein encodes MDGFTVRVEDAQVQELLHKLGRQAGGTRDIMDAMGTALLSQIQEGYQREQSPDGRAWKKLAPATIRSRRRAGHWPGPMLRVSGELFRSITYQAGDGRLEIGSNKPYAAIHQFGGQVSRPERRGVLRFKVNMETGKSRFAKQSKANFEQDVTFRAGAVTIPARPYLFTASGTLPDPWIAAVLGILRTYLEVAP; translated from the coding sequence ATGGACGGGTTTACTGTCCGCGTCGAGGACGCCCAGGTCCAGGAACTGCTGCACAAGCTGGGGCGGCAGGCTGGTGGTACCCGGGACATCATGGACGCCATGGGCACGGCCCTGCTGTCCCAGATTCAAGAGGGATACCAGCGGGAACAGAGCCCGGACGGCCGGGCCTGGAAAAAGCTGGCCCCGGCCACTATCCGCAGCCGTAGGCGGGCCGGGCACTGGCCCGGTCCCATGCTGCGGGTGAGCGGCGAGTTGTTTAGGTCCATCACCTATCAGGCGGGCGACGGCCGCCTGGAGATCGGCAGCAACAAGCCTTACGCGGCTATCCACCAATTCGGCGGCCAGGTGTCGCGGCCCGAGCGCCGGGGCGTGTTGCGTTTCAAGGTGAACATGGAGACGGGGAAATCCCGGTTCGCCAAACAGTCCAAAGCTAACTTCGAGCAGGATGTGACCTTCCGGGCCGGGGCGGTCACCATCCCGGCCCGGCCGTACCTGTTCACGGCCTCGGGCACGCTGCCCGATCCGTGGATCGCGGCGGTGCTGGGCATCCTGCGCACGTATCTGGAGGTCGCCCCGTGA
- a CDS encoding phage protein Gp37, whose product MSTPYEITAVEDTILAALAPLRASHGVRQVEPYNGDLDPERLAAAVQQWPALLTFYVGGPRADLGQRRIETMGFVVLVCAKHAGDQAKARRGGTGSPGSYPLLRAASALLEGKTLLPGMFPVAVTGVASELQGGGMSVYSLQIEIDQPYLVAG is encoded by the coding sequence GTGAGCACGCCCTACGAGATCACGGCCGTGGAGGACACTATCCTGGCCGCACTGGCCCCCCTGCGGGCCAGCCACGGCGTGCGCCAGGTGGAGCCGTACAACGGCGACCTGGACCCGGAACGCCTGGCGGCGGCCGTGCAGCAGTGGCCCGCCCTACTCACGTTTTATGTCGGCGGCCCGCGCGCCGACCTGGGCCAGCGGCGCATCGAAACCATGGGATTCGTGGTGCTGGTGTGCGCCAAGCACGCCGGGGACCAGGCCAAGGCCCGGCGCGGCGGCACCGGCAGCCCGGGCAGCTATCCGCTGCTTCGGGCCGCGTCGGCGCTCCTGGAGGGCAAGACGTTGCTGCCGGGGATGTTCCCGGTCGCGGTGACGGGCGTGGCCAGCGAACTCCAGGGCGGCGGCATGAGCGTCTATTCTCTGCAAATCGAAATCGACCAGCCCTATCTGGTGGCTGGCTAG
- a CDS encoding Mu-like prophage major head subunit gpT family protein, whose product MIINQASLAAAYTGFKTLFQNAFAGAPSDFEKIAMVVPSTKAVEVYPWLGKTTGFREWVGDRVIQNLMAHDFSIRNKSFENTVGVDRDDMEDDSLGVYAPMISQLGIDAKQHPDQLVFALLAAGFTTLCYDGQNFFDTDHPVLSGGAEVSVSNHGGGSGTPWFLMDMTRAVKPLIFQKRRDYSFVAMDRPDDESVFTRKLFRYGVDARVNVGLGLWQLAYGSKQTLDADSYAAARTAMSSFKGDNGKPLGIRPTLLVTPPSLEKAALEVLKAERDANGATNVYRDTAQLLVTPWLA is encoded by the coding sequence ATGATCATCAATCAGGCCAGCCTGGCCGCCGCGTACACCGGGTTCAAGACCCTTTTTCAGAATGCGTTCGCGGGCGCGCCGAGCGACTTCGAGAAGATCGCCATGGTGGTGCCCTCCACCAAGGCCGTCGAGGTCTATCCCTGGCTGGGGAAGACCACCGGATTCCGGGAATGGGTCGGCGACCGCGTGATCCAGAACCTCATGGCTCACGACTTCAGCATCCGCAACAAGAGCTTCGAGAACACCGTCGGCGTGGACCGGGACGACATGGAAGACGATTCGTTGGGCGTCTACGCTCCCATGATTTCCCAGCTCGGCATCGACGCCAAACAGCATCCGGACCAGCTTGTGTTCGCCCTGCTGGCGGCCGGGTTCACCACCCTGTGCTACGACGGCCAGAACTTCTTCGACACCGACCATCCCGTGCTTTCTGGCGGCGCCGAGGTCAGCGTCAGCAACCATGGCGGCGGCTCCGGCACCCCCTGGTTCCTCATGGACATGACCCGGGCCGTCAAGCCGCTCATCTTCCAGAAGCGGCGGGATTATTCCTTCGTGGCCATGGACAGGCCCGACGACGAGTCCGTGTTCACCCGCAAGCTCTTCCGCTACGGCGTGGACGCCCGGGTCAACGTGGGCCTGGGGTTGTGGCAACTGGCCTACGGCAGCAAGCAGACCCTGGACGCGGACAGCTACGCGGCGGCCAGGACGGCCATGAGCAGCTTCAAGGGCGACAACGGCAAGCCCCTGGGCATCCGGCCCACGCTGTTGGTGACCCCGCCCAGCCTGGAGAAGGCGGCCCTGGAGGTGCTCAAGGCCGAGCGCGACGCCAACGGCGCGACCAACGTCTATCGCGACACGGCGCAACTGCTGGTCACGCCGTGGCTGGCCTAA
- a CDS encoding phage tail tube protein yields the protein MALLTRVMALLAATEATYGVAPAADQFKGILCNSGSEISPTGDKIERDTVRSTFSPAASKMGAKRQQLTVTTELRGGGLGVGGEVLPPDYAPFLLACGMQATAVVRLTLTDDDGGKFAIGEAITSGTATGTLHHIDARTLVLSGVEGTFAEAEIVTGGLQGATATVAAGGVAPGLEYRPVTARVEVQKSACVKYHKDSILHQIVGARGTAVIDCQVGKIPTIKWTLTGLWADPAAAVLPNPDLTDLSGPVFVNAGVVIGAYEPIISALSLDIGNTIAERVSANGADGLLAQYISGRRSTGSLDPEVDALAAYNPWVAWKDATPARIAATIGNVPGNRIRLEVPQAANEDLKYGERNGLATYQQPFVASIDRDGDDEWRITFF from the coding sequence ATGGCCCTGCTAACCCGTGTTATGGCCCTGTTGGCCGCAACCGAGGCCACTTACGGCGTGGCCCCGGCCGCCGACCAATTCAAGGGCATCCTGTGCAACTCCGGATCGGAGATCTCCCCGACCGGCGACAAAATCGAACGGGATACCGTGCGGAGTACATTTTCCCCGGCCGCGTCGAAAATGGGCGCGAAGCGGCAACAGCTCACGGTCACCACCGAACTGCGCGGCGGCGGCCTGGGCGTGGGCGGCGAGGTGCTGCCGCCGGACTATGCCCCGTTCCTGCTGGCCTGCGGGATGCAAGCCACGGCCGTGGTCCGGCTCACGCTGACCGACGACGACGGGGGCAAGTTTGCAATCGGCGAGGCCATTACCAGCGGCACGGCCACGGGCACTCTGCACCACATCGACGCCCGGACGCTGGTGCTGTCCGGGGTGGAAGGGACGTTTGCGGAGGCGGAGATCGTCACCGGCGGCTTGCAGGGGGCCACGGCCACCGTGGCGGCTGGCGGCGTCGCGCCGGGCCTGGAGTACCGGCCCGTCACCGCCCGCGTGGAGGTTCAGAAAAGCGCCTGCGTCAAGTACCACAAGGACAGCATCCTGCATCAGATCGTCGGCGCGCGGGGCACGGCGGTCATCGACTGCCAGGTGGGCAAGATTCCCACCATCAAATGGACCCTGACCGGCCTGTGGGCCGATCCGGCGGCAGCCGTGCTGCCCAACCCGGACCTGACCGATCTGTCCGGGCCGGTGTTCGTCAATGCCGGGGTGGTGATCGGCGCGTATGAGCCCATCATCTCCGCTCTGTCCCTGGACATCGGCAACACCATCGCCGAGCGCGTCAGCGCCAACGGCGCGGACGGCCTGCTGGCGCAGTACATCTCGGGTCGCCGGTCCACGGGCAGCCTGGATCCCGAGGTGGACGCTCTGGCCGCATACAATCCCTGGGTGGCCTGGAAAGACGCCACCCCGGCCCGCATCGCGGCCACCATCGGCAATGTGCCCGGCAACCGCATCCGGCTGGAGGTGCCCCAGGCGGCCAACGAGGATCTCAAATATGGCGAACGCAACGGCCTGGCCACCTACCAGCAGCCGTTCGTGGCCAGCATCGACCGCGACGGCGACGATGAATGGCGCATCACCTTCTTCTAA
- a CDS encoding phage protease produces the protein MKTRTARTARAAHALDLGTSRPVPEWVHLLPLGDIACRDGRGPYRLDDPQGVIAATTAHQRGVPLPIDYDHQLLYSEKNGRPAPAAGWITDLDVREDGIWGRVEWTEAAAARLAAREYRYLSPVYRYLKHDGTVTRIECAALTNIPNLELTALASQLDNDGGEDMDLNQFLAMLAGLFGLSGMPTADGVAAHAKALAERQAAMAGLFAGLAKDLGLAADAKPEAVVAHAKTLTAQGTALSGLFTGLVKDFGLAADAKPEAVAAHAKTLTAQGAGGVLDPTRYVPMEQFQAVAGRLSVLETDRTRERVEAVVAHAKQTGKLAPAMEEWATAYASKDLSGFEAWVNAAPVVVAPGATGPVGGLPPTSGGLTDVDRAVCAQLGLGEDAYKKHMQQEGK, from the coding sequence ATGAAAACGCGAACCGCCCGAACCGCCCGTGCCGCTCACGCCCTGGACCTGGGAACGTCCCGTCCCGTTCCGGAATGGGTGCATCTGCTGCCCCTGGGGGACATCGCCTGCCGGGACGGCCGGGGGCCGTACCGCCTGGACGATCCGCAGGGCGTAATCGCGGCCACCACGGCCCATCAGCGGGGCGTTCCCCTGCCCATCGATTACGACCACCAGCTTCTCTATTCGGAAAAAAACGGCAGGCCCGCCCCGGCCGCCGGGTGGATCACGGACCTGGACGTCCGCGAGGACGGCATCTGGGGCCGCGTGGAATGGACCGAGGCGGCGGCCGCGCGGCTGGCGGCCCGGGAATACCGCTATCTCTCCCCGGTCTACCGCTATCTCAAGCACGACGGCACGGTGACGCGCATCGAATGCGCGGCTCTGACCAACATCCCCAACCTGGAGCTGACGGCGCTGGCGTCGCAGCTCGACAACGACGGAGGCGAGGACATGGATTTGAACCAATTTCTGGCAATGCTGGCGGGCCTGTTCGGCCTGTCCGGCATGCCCACGGCCGACGGCGTGGCCGCCCACGCCAAGGCTCTGGCGGAGAGACAGGCGGCCATGGCGGGGCTTTTCGCCGGTCTGGCCAAGGATCTGGGGCTGGCGGCGGACGCCAAACCCGAGGCCGTTGTCGCCCATGCCAAGACGCTTACGGCCCAGGGCACGGCCCTGTCGGGGCTGTTCACCGGGCTGGTCAAGGACTTCGGGCTGGCGGCGGACGCCAAACCCGAGGCCGTTGCCGCCCATGCCAAGACGCTTACGGCCCAGGGGGCCGGAGGCGTCTTGGACCCCACCCGGTACGTGCCCATGGAGCAGTTCCAGGCCGTGGCCGGTCGCCTGTCCGTCCTGGAGACGGATCGGACCCGGGAGCGGGTTGAGGCCGTGGTGGCCCATGCCAAGCAGACGGGCAAGCTGGCCCCGGCCATGGAGGAATGGGCCACGGCCTACGCCTCCAAGGATCTGTCGGGATTTGAGGCCTGGGTGAACGCCGCGCCTGTCGTGGTGGCCCCGGGGGCCACGGGGCCGGTGGGCGGGCTGCCGCCCACATCCGGCGGCCTGACCGACGTGGATCGGGCGGTGTGCGCCCAGCTCGGCCTGGGCGAGGACGCCTACAAGAAGCACATGCAGCAGGAGGGCAAATAG
- a CDS encoding HI1506-related protein: MKILRIIAKKSGFRRAGLAHPDHAVDHPVDAFTPEEVEALKSEPMLVVQELDVPDPEPESGKKAKPGKAETPAGEGQ, from the coding sequence ATGAAGATCCTGCGCATCATCGCCAAGAAGTCCGGCTTCCGCCGGGCCGGGCTTGCCCACCCGGACCACGCCGTGGATCATCCCGTTGACGCCTTCACCCCGGAAGAGGTGGAGGCCCTGAAATCCGAGCCCATGCTCGTGGTCCAGGAACTGGACGTGCCGGACCCCGAGCCCGAATCCGGGAAAAAGGCCAAGCCCGGCAAGGCCGAAACCCCGGCCGGGGAAGGCCAGTAA